In Candidatus Desulforudis audaxviator MP104C, a genomic segment contains:
- the accB gene encoding acetyl-CoA carboxylase biotin carboxyl carrier protein — protein sequence MSVLRITDTTLRDGHQSLWATRMRTADMLPILEKLDAVGYHSLEVWGGATFDVCLRYLNEDPWERLRLIKKHVRNTPLQMLLRGQSLVGYTHYPDDIVEAFVHRMVANGIDIIRVFDALNDVRNMVTSIRAARQAGAHVQAAVVYTVSPVHTTEHFLRTALDLAELGADSICIKDMAGLLAPYKAYELVSLFKKELQLPVQLHCHYIGGMAVGAYLKAAEAGVDVVDTASVPLAFGASQPPVETVVRALRGTPYDTKLRIRVLFEIAEYFEEVRRREGYDRGVTRIHDMRVFDHQVPGGMISNLVSQLEEQKSLHRLEEVLAEIPRVRAELGYPPLVTPTSQIVGTQAVLNVLTGQRYKLVPGEVKNYVQGLYGKPPGELNPEVMRDILGDNEPITCRPADLLEPRLEKMRKEIGALATSEEDVLSYALFPQVAKKFFEARLAPEKKENRPAPVNKPGAVKGKEARSMNLEEIRELVKLLDRTDIKEFCLESQGIKIVIKKGGTGEENRPPEQATPLEGGAKPAVQAPPHEPAANTVTVTAPMVGTFYSSPAPDAPPYVEVGSKVQEGQVLCIIEAMKLMNEIEAEVAGEIVDILVGNGQPVEYGQPLFVIAPK from the coding sequence TTGTCTGTGCTACGGATTACCGACACTACTTTGCGGGACGGCCATCAGAGCCTATGGGCCACGCGGATGCGTACCGCCGACATGCTGCCGATCCTTGAGAAACTGGACGCGGTGGGTTACCACTCGCTGGAGGTTTGGGGCGGGGCTACCTTTGACGTGTGCTTGCGCTATCTGAACGAAGACCCCTGGGAACGTTTACGCCTGATCAAAAAGCACGTCCGGAACACACCCCTGCAGATGCTCTTGCGCGGTCAATCCCTGGTGGGGTACACCCACTACCCGGACGATATCGTCGAAGCGTTTGTGCACCGGATGGTGGCCAACGGGATCGACATCATACGGGTATTCGACGCCTTGAACGATGTCCGGAACATGGTGACCTCCATCCGGGCCGCCAGGCAAGCCGGGGCACACGTACAGGCGGCGGTGGTGTATACGGTCAGCCCCGTGCACACCACCGAACATTTTCTCCGGACCGCCTTGGACCTGGCCGAACTGGGGGCCGATTCCATCTGCATCAAGGACATGGCTGGGCTGTTGGCCCCCTATAAAGCCTACGAATTGGTGAGCCTGTTCAAAAAAGAGCTGCAGCTACCGGTACAGCTGCACTGCCACTACATCGGCGGTATGGCCGTGGGCGCCTACCTGAAGGCGGCCGAGGCGGGGGTTGACGTTGTCGACACCGCTTCTGTGCCGCTGGCCTTCGGTGCCTCTCAACCTCCGGTGGAAACCGTGGTGCGGGCCCTGCGGGGAACACCCTACGATACCAAACTGCGGATCCGGGTCCTGTTCGAGATCGCCGAGTACTTTGAGGAAGTGAGGCGCCGGGAAGGGTATGATCGGGGTGTAACCCGTATTCACGACATGCGCGTCTTTGACCATCAGGTTCCCGGAGGCATGATTTCCAACCTGGTTTCCCAGCTTGAGGAACAGAAATCCCTGCACCGGCTGGAGGAGGTGCTGGCCGAGATACCGCGAGTACGGGCGGAACTCGGCTACCCGCCGCTCGTGACCCCGACCAGCCAGATCGTCGGTACCCAGGCTGTCTTAAACGTACTGACCGGTCAGCGTTACAAGCTGGTGCCCGGCGAGGTCAAGAACTACGTCCAGGGTCTTTACGGAAAGCCGCCGGGCGAGCTGAATCCGGAAGTCATGCGTGACATCCTCGGTGACAATGAGCCCATTACCTGTCGGCCGGCCGACTTGTTGGAACCGAGACTGGAAAAAATGAGAAAGGAAATCGGTGCCCTCGCTACCAGCGAGGAGGACGTCCTATCGTACGCCCTGTTCCCGCAAGTGGCCAAAAAGTTTTTCGAGGCCCGCCTGGCGCCGGAAAAGAAGGAAAATCGACCCGCCCCGGTTAATAAGCCAGGTGCAGTGAAGGGCAAGGAGGCAAGAAGCATGAACTTGGAGGAAATTAGGGAACTCGTCAAGCTGCTGGATCGAACCGACATCAAGGAGTTCTGCCTGGAAAGCCAAGGGATCAAGATTGTGATCAAGAAGGGCGGAACCGGGGAGGAGAACCGTCCTCCAGAACAGGCCACCCCGCTGGAGGGAGGCGCCAAACCCGCGGTCCAGGCACCGCCGCACGAGCCGGCGGCGAACACGGTGACCGTTACAGCTCCTATGGTGGGCACGTTTTACAGTTCGCCGGCTCCCGACGCGCCGCCCTACGTCGAGGTGGGTTCCAAGGTGCAGGAGGGCCAGGTGCTGTGCATCATCGAAGCGATGAAACTAATGAACGAAATTGAGGCGGAAGTAGCCGGAGAGATTGTGGACATATTGGTTGGGAATGGGCAGCCAGTGGAATACGGGCAGCCACTGTTTGTGATTGCCCCTAAATAA
- a CDS encoding SpoIIIAH-like family protein, whose protein sequence is MRFWTFERKSLRIVGLLVLASILVCAWVLRPPVQDPEVPPRPEAVEPAADEPAAESEGNFFIEYRLEREMSRGRQVELLKTVAQDPGAGETQRAAAQERLLQITRDLERETSLENILRAKGFRDAAVFFQENRATVVVPDLTSEEQATGIINLVVRGAGIMPEDVTVIGHPGEFRS, encoded by the coding sequence GTGCGATTCTGGACCTTTGAACGTAAATCCTTGCGGATAGTGGGCCTTTTGGTCTTGGCCTCAATCCTGGTCTGCGCCTGGGTGCTGCGACCACCGGTTCAGGACCCGGAAGTCCCGCCTCGGCCGGAAGCCGTGGAACCGGCCGCCGATGAACCGGCGGCTGAATCGGAAGGGAACTTTTTTATCGAGTACCGCCTCGAGCGGGAAATGTCCCGGGGGCGTCAGGTCGAATTACTGAAAACGGTGGCGCAGGATCCCGGCGCCGGTGAGACCCAACGGGCGGCAGCCCAGGAGCGGCTGCTTCAAATCACCCGGGACCTGGAACGGGAAACCAGCCTGGAGAATATCCTGCGGGCGAAAGGCTTTCGCGATGCGGCGGTGTTCTTTCAAGAAAACCGGGCCACCGTGGTGGTGCCGGATCTGACTTCCGAAGAGCAGGCGACCGGCATCATCAACTTGGTTGTACGCGGGGCGGGGATCATGCCGGAGGACGTGACGGTTATCGGACATCCGGGCGAATTTAGGTCATAA
- a CDS encoding stage III sporulation protein AG, with amino-acid sequence MKLSDLIAGATGGGSKKHQKVVLLVLAALGVFLLLLGHLDLGGPQPTVPVNALTVPEPGGSPPLQARLQIQSEEEYLARTMEVMLQQISGAGRVDVVIRLEGSTTSEYALNQTTGRRVIDEKDPAGTTRVTTEVNDSGQLVVVRGDRGYEMPVVERETAPRVTGVLVVAEGARNPEIKAELFRATRVALGVEPHRILVLPKKF; translated from the coding sequence ATGAAACTAAGTGATTTGATTGCCGGCGCGACCGGTGGCGGGTCCAAGAAGCACCAGAAGGTTGTGCTGCTGGTATTGGCCGCGCTCGGCGTGTTTCTTTTGCTTCTGGGGCACCTTGATCTTGGCGGACCGCAACCGACGGTGCCCGTGAACGCACTGACGGTACCCGAGCCGGGGGGCTCGCCCCCCCTCCAGGCCCGTTTACAGATCCAGTCCGAAGAGGAATACCTGGCACGTACGATGGAGGTGATGCTCCAGCAGATCTCCGGGGCGGGCCGGGTGGACGTGGTCATCCGGCTGGAGGGATCAACCACCTCCGAATACGCGCTCAACCAGACCACCGGCCGGAGAGTGATCGATGAAAAAGACCCGGCCGGCACCACCCGGGTGACCACGGAGGTGAACGATTCCGGGCAGTTGGTGGTGGTCCGAGGGGACCGGGGATACGAGATGCCGGTGGTGGAGCGGGAAACGGCACCCCGGGTGACCGGCGTCCTCGTGGTGGCCGAGGGTGCCCGGAACCCCGAGATCAAGGCGGAGCTCTTCCGGGCCACCCGGGTCGCTTTGGGAGTGGAACCGCACCGGATTCTGGTGCTGCCCAAAAAGTTCTAA
- the spoIIIAF gene encoding stage III sporulation protein AF, whose amino-acid sequence METLQSLVRELVILVILAVVLELLLPEGDLRRYVRMVLGLLIIVAVLQAAVSFWNRDLAADLSWVTLGQPDRAGTREILREGERLWQVGQTRALDEYEEGLARQIRALAGLNQEVPVADVRVRLEEGRAVGEFGRLKEVILILGVQHGDAGDVPVGAFPAAEPAVDPQAVARLRGLVADFYGLTREQVSVRY is encoded by the coding sequence TTGGAAACACTGCAGAGTCTGGTGCGGGAACTGGTGATCCTTGTAATCCTGGCTGTGGTTCTGGAGCTTTTGTTGCCGGAGGGCGACCTGCGCCGGTACGTCCGCATGGTCCTGGGGCTTTTGATCATCGTTGCGGTACTGCAGGCGGCGGTGAGCTTCTGGAACCGGGATCTGGCCGCCGACCTTTCGTGGGTCACCCTCGGGCAGCCCGACCGGGCAGGGACCCGGGAGATTCTGCGGGAGGGGGAACGGCTGTGGCAGGTGGGACAGACCCGGGCCCTGGACGAGTACGAAGAAGGGTTGGCCCGCCAGATCCGGGCCCTGGCCGGGCTGAATCAGGAAGTACCCGTAGCGGACGTGCGCGTGCGGCTCGAAGAAGGAAGAGCGGTCGGGGAGTTCGGACGCCTCAAGGAGGTGATATTGATTCTGGGCGTGCAGCACGGGGACGCGGGCGACGTGCCGGTCGGCGCGTTCCCGGCAGCGGAGCCCGCGGTCGATCCGCAAGCGGTCGCCAGGCTCCGCGGGCTGGTAGCCGACTTCTACGGCCTGACCCGCGAGCAGGTCAGTGTGCGGTACTGA